In a single window of the Paracholeplasma morum genome:
- a CDS encoding DNA adenine methylase, which translates to MIRSPFFYVGDKYKLMPQLRKHFPKKYKTLIEPFVGGGSVFLNTKADHYVGNDKNTHMIKLHNFLYSYKNNRVKFFQEFEKIIIEYGFSASYLGNTVSDELKQKHKKTYYAVFNKKPYMKLRSDFNKDKENYMFLYLLLIYGFNHMLRFNRSGDFNLPVGNVDYNKNVFKALNVYFDFIDKHEVKFFNLDFKDFLLNREYQSDDFVYLDPPYLISACEYNKGWTEDSEIELLNVIDKLNDMGVKFALSNVFIHKGQENRLLIDWAKKYKVEQVKSNYISYHDNTIKETVEVLIMNY; encoded by the coding sequence ATAAATATAAATTAATGCCGCAACTAAGAAAGCATTTTCCTAAAAAGTATAAGACGCTTATTGAACCTTTCGTTGGTGGAGGGAGTGTATTTTTAAACACTAAAGCTGATCATTATGTGGGTAATGACAAGAATACACATATGATTAAACTTCATAACTTCTTGTATTCATATAAAAACAATAGAGTCAAGTTTTTCCAGGAATTTGAAAAAATTATAATCGAATATGGATTTTCTGCTTCTTATCTTGGTAATACAGTATCGGACGAGTTGAAGCAAAAACATAAAAAAACATACTATGCAGTATTTAATAAGAAGCCTTATATGAAATTAAGAAGTGATTTCAATAAGGATAAAGAAAACTATATGTTTCTGTATTTACTGTTAATTTATGGTTTTAATCATATGTTAAGATTTAATCGAAGTGGAGATTTCAACTTGCCTGTTGGAAATGTAGATTATAATAAGAACGTTTTCAAAGCTTTAAATGTCTATTTTGATTTTATTGATAAACATGAGGTTAAATTCTTTAATTTAGATTTTAAAGATTTCTTATTAAATAGAGAATATCAGTCAGATGATTTTGTATATTTAGATCCTCCATATCTGATTAGCGCATGTGAGTACAATAAAGGTTGGACTGAAGATAGTGAAATCGAACTTTTAAATGTAATTGATAAACTTAATGATATGGGTGTCAAATTTGCACTTTCAAATGTCTTTATTCATAAAGGACAAGAAAATCGATTATTGATAGACTGGGCAAAAAAATATAAAGTAGAACAGGTCAAAAGTAACTACATTAGTTACCACGATAACACAATCAAGGAAACCGTAGAAGTTTTAATTATGAATTATTGA